The following proteins come from a genomic window of Larimichthys crocea isolate SSNF chromosome III, L_crocea_2.0, whole genome shotgun sequence:
- the b3gat3 gene encoding galactosylgalactosylxylosylprotein 3-beta-glucuronosyltransferase 3, which yields MATRMKLKLKTVFVLYFMVSLLGLIYALMQLGQRCDCTEHDIPKDRTISRLRGELHRLQEQIRKSEATKQPQKPPARQPTVFVITPTYARLVQKAELTRLSQTFLHVPQLHWIVVEDSPHKTPLVTDLLVKSGVTYTHLHMPTAKDRKLQEGDPSWLKPRGVEQRNEGLRWLREDRRAQPGGDNQQGVVYFADDDNTYSLQIFEEMRSTQRVSVWPVGLVGGMKYERPVVEGGKVVRFHTGWRPSRPFPMDMAGFAVSLKLVLSNPEACFDGEAPMGFLESSFLQGLVTMDELEPKADNCSKVLVWHTRTEKPKMKREEALHAQGLGSDPAVEV from the exons ATGGCAACGAGgatgaagctgaagctgaagaccGTGTTCGTGCTCTACTTCATGGTCTCCCTCCTGGGCCTCATCTATGCACTGATGCAGCTCG GTCAGCGCTGCGACTGCACCGAACACGACATCCCGAAAGACCGTACCATATCTCGGCTGCGGGGGGAGCTGCACCGTCTTCAGGAGCAGATAAGGAAGTCGGAGGCGACCAAGCAACCCCAGAAACCGCCGGCCAGGCAGCCCACCGTCTTTGTCATCACCCCGACATACGCGAG GCTGGTGCAGAAGGCCGAGCTGACTCGTCTGTCCCAGACCTTCCTCCATGTTCCTCAGCTCCACTGGATCGTGGTGGAGGACTCGCCGCACAAGACGCCACTGGTGACTGATCTCCTGGTGAAGAGTGGCGTgacctacacacacctacacatgcCCACCGCCAAGGACCGTAAACTGCAGGAG ggTGACCCCAGCTGGCTGAAGCCCCGTGGCGTCGAGCAGAGGAATGAGGGTCTACGGTGGCTCAGAGAGGACAGAAGGGCTCAACCGGGAGGAGACAACCAGCAGGGAGTGGTTTACTTCGCTGATGACGATAACACATACAGCCTGCAGATATTTGAAGAG ATGAGGAGTACCCAGCGAGTATCAGTGTGGCCGGTGGGGCTGGTTGGAGGGATGAAATACGAGAGGCCCGTGGTTGAAGGAGGAAAG GTGGTTCGCTTTCATACCGGCTGGCGCCCCAGCCGTCCCTTCCCGATGGACATGGCCGGCTTCGCCGTGTCCCTAAAACTGGTCCTGTCCAATCCAGAGGCTTGTTTTGATGGCGAGGCACCAATGGGCTTCCTGGAAAGCAGCTTCCTTCAGGGATTGGTTACCATGGACGAACTGGAGCCCAAAGCGGACAACTGCTCTAAA GTGCTGGTGTGGCACACACGGACAGAGAAACcgaagatgaagagagaggaggctcTGCACGCTCAGGGACTGGGTTCAGACCCTGCGGTGGAGGtctga